From Mediterraneibacter butyricigenes, a single genomic window includes:
- a CDS encoding ClpP family protease, with product MGELGDTKLNQNQRKHNIQLLTIIGEIEGHESAASNTKATKYEHLLPRLAQAEDDDEVDGVLILLNTMGGDVEAGLAIAEMIASLSKPTVSLVLGGSHSIGGPMAVAADYSYIVPTGTMIVHPVRSNGMFIGTIQSYRNMEKTQDRITGFISRHSNISQKRLEELMLNSSQLVKDVGTMLEGEDAVKEGMIDSVGGISDAMNKLHEMIDRKNGK from the coding sequence ATGGGAGAATTAGGGGACACAAAGCTGAATCAGAATCAGAGGAAACACAATATCCAGTTACTCACGATCATCGGTGAAATCGAAGGACATGAATCTGCGGCATCCAATACCAAAGCAACAAAGTACGAGCATTTACTGCCCAGACTTGCACAGGCAGAGGATGACGATGAGGTAGACGGAGTACTGATTCTGTTGAATACAATGGGAGGGGATGTAGAGGCAGGGCTGGCCATTGCGGAGATGATCGCTTCGCTCAGCAAACCGACCGTCTCTCTGGTTCTGGGAGGCAGTCATTCCATCGGAGGCCCAATGGCTGTTGCGGCAGATTATTCCTATATCGTGCCGACCGGGACTATGATCGTACATCCGGTGCGCTCGAATGGAATGTTTATCGGAACCATTCAGAGTTACCGGAATATGGAGAAGACTCAGGATCGGATCACCGGCTTTATCTCCAGACATTCCAACATTTCCCAGAAACGGCTGGAAGAACTGATGCTGAACAGTTCTCAGCTTGTGAAGGATGTGGGAACCATGCTGGAAGGAGAAGATGCGGTGAAAGAGGGGATGATTGATTCGGTAGGCGGGATCAGCGACGCCATGAACAAGTTGCATGAAATGATAGACAGAAAAAATGGAAAATGA
- a CDS encoding chitobiase/beta-hexosaminidase C-terminal domain-containing protein codes for MKCTRCGAYIPDGELYCSECGCEVQIVPDYNPLDDVLTKEVKGSIDSYTRPMRTNDINNRSENTGRRRAVTGNMRRERERDRERELAEEKRRQQIARKKAMKQKKKKRRIIFACLLVLFVIAAFVFYKNSYVGVVKSGEKALNAGNYTEAENKFTQAIHKNKKRPEAYTGLANVYKAQDELDAAEAVFLNVLKDQNSNADLYEATVKFYLDTDQAAKIPDLLDESSSSVKKALSEYIIEVPEFSLEEGSFDEVQQVSLSSEEDQIYYTTDGSQPSTSSTKYTEPILLNEGENTVKAISVNKKGIPSLTVTKTYNIDIPVADAPAVTPSTGQYEQAMKITIQVPDGYTAYYTTDGTTPSESSNTYLEPFDMPEGKTVLQVVLINGQGKMSQITTRSYELDLGGDEEE; via the coding sequence ATGAAATGTACACGTTGCGGTGCGTACATTCCAGATGGGGAGTTATATTGCAGCGAATGTGGCTGCGAAGTACAGATCGTTCCGGATTATAATCCGTTGGATGATGTACTGACGAAAGAAGTAAAAGGATCCATTGACAGTTATACCAGACCGATGCGGACAAATGATATCAATAATCGCTCTGAGAACACCGGCCGGAGAAGAGCTGTTACAGGGAATATGCGCAGAGAACGGGAAAGAGACCGTGAGCGGGAACTGGCGGAAGAAAAGAGAAGACAGCAGATTGCCAGAAAAAAAGCGATGAAACAGAAAAAGAAAAAAAGACGGATTATTTTCGCCTGTCTGTTAGTCCTGTTTGTGATTGCGGCATTTGTTTTTTATAAGAATTCCTATGTAGGAGTAGTGAAAAGCGGAGAAAAGGCATTAAATGCCGGAAATTATACCGAAGCCGAAAACAAATTTACGCAGGCGATCCATAAAAATAAAAAACGTCCGGAGGCATATACTGGTCTGGCAAATGTATACAAAGCGCAGGATGAACTGGATGCTGCGGAAGCTGTTTTCCTGAATGTTCTGAAAGATCAGAATTCCAATGCAGATCTGTACGAAGCAACGGTGAAGTTTTATCTGGATACCGATCAGGCAGCAAAGATACCTGATCTTCTGGATGAAAGCTCTTCCAGTGTGAAGAAAGCGTTGTCTGAGTATATCATTGAAGTCCCGGAGTTCAGTCTGGAGGAAGGGTCTTTTGATGAGGTACAGCAGGTGTCCTTATCTTCAGAGGAAGATCAGATTTATTATACAACGGATGGCAGTCAGCCTTCGACCTCCAGCACCAAATATACAGAACCGATTCTTCTGAACGAGGGAGAGAATACGGTCAAGGCAATTTCGGTTAATAAGAAGGGAATTCCAAGCCTGACTGTGACAAAGACTTATAATATTGATATTCCGGTTGCAGACGCACCGGCAGTCACACCGTCTACCGGACAGTATGAACAGGCAATGAAGATTACCATTCAGGTTCCGGACGGTTATACCGCCTATTATACAACGGACGGTACAACACCAAGTGAGTCATCGAATACTTATTTAGAACCATTTGATATGCCGGAAGGGAAAACCGTCCTTCAGGTTGTTTTGATCAATGGACAGGGTAAGATGTCCCAGATTACCACACGAAGCTATGAGTTGGATCTGGGTGGAGACGAAGAAGAATAA
- the folD gene encoding bifunctional methylenetetrahydrofolate dehydrogenase/methenyltetrahydrofolate cyclohydrolase FolD translates to MARLIDGKLISKQIKDELKEEAAQLKEQGIVPCLAVIQVGHDPASTVYVNNKKKACAYVGIESKAFELEEDISQQELLNLVESLNQDDSVNGILVQLPLPKHIDEDVVIQTISPKKDVDGFHPVSVGNLWIGDKGFVSCTPAGIIQLLKRSGISIEGKNCVVVGRSNIVGKPMACLMLRENATVTVTHSHTQNLKEITSKADILIVAIGKREFITADYVKEGAVVIDVGMHRNEENKLCGDVNFKEVEPKASAITPVPGGVGPMTIAMLMNNCMDAVR, encoded by the coding sequence ATGGCACGGTTAATCGATGGAAAGCTTATTTCCAAGCAAATTAAAGATGAATTAAAAGAAGAAGCGGCACAGTTAAAAGAGCAGGGAATCGTTCCCTGCCTTGCCGTGATTCAGGTAGGACATGATCCGGCATCTACGGTTTATGTCAACAATAAAAAGAAAGCCTGCGCTTATGTGGGAATCGAATCAAAAGCGTTTGAACTGGAAGAAGATATTTCCCAGCAGGAATTACTGAATCTGGTTGAGTCATTGAATCAGGACGATAGTGTAAATGGAATCTTAGTGCAACTTCCTCTGCCGAAACACATCGATGAAGATGTGGTGATCCAGACAATCAGTCCGAAAAAGGACGTGGATGGTTTCCATCCGGTCAGTGTGGGGAATCTTTGGATCGGAGATAAGGGGTTTGTATCCTGTACACCGGCAGGAATTATTCAGCTTTTAAAGCGTTCCGGAATTTCAATCGAAGGGAAAAACTGCGTGGTTGTGGGACGCAGCAATATTGTCGGAAAACCGATGGCATGTCTGATGTTGCGGGAAAATGCAACCGTTACCGTGACACATTCTCACACACAGAATCTGAAAGAGATTACATCAAAGGCGGATATTCTGATCGTAGCGATCGGAAAACGTGAATTCATCACAGCAGATTACGTCAAAGAGGGAGCTGTCGTAATCGATGTGGGAATGCACAGAAACGAAGAGAACAAACTTTGCGGAGATGTGAATTTTAAAGAGGTAGAACCGAAAGCATCTGCCATCACACCGGTTCCGGGAGGAGTAGGACCGATGACAATTGCAATGTTGATGAATAATTGTATGGATGCAGTACGTTAA
- a CDS encoding iron-containing alcohol dehydrogenase produces MGRFTLPRDIYHGKGALEELKNLKGSKAMLVVGGGSMKRQGFLDKAVGYLKEAGMEVELFEGVEPDPSVETVMKGAEAMRAFGPDWIVAMGGGSPIDAAKAMWAFYEYPEVTFQDLITPFSFPELRQKAKFAAIPSTSGTATEVTAFSVITDYSTGVKYPLADFNITPDVAIVDPDLVAGLPAKQVAYTGMDALTHAIEAYVSTLNCAYTDPLAIQAIEMVFDYLPASYNGNMDARAKMHDAQCLAGMAFSNALLGIVHSMAHKTGAAFSTGHITHGCANAMYLPYVIKYNAKDPIAAKRYAEIARRVGLPGTSEQALINSLCEKIDDFNVKLSIPKTLKEFGIIEDEFKEKIAKISELAVGDACTGSNPRAIDPATMEKLFTCIYYGTEVDF; encoded by the coding sequence ATGGGAAGATTTACATTACCAAGAGACATTTATCACGGAAAAGGAGCTTTAGAGGAATTAAAAAATTTAAAAGGATCTAAAGCGATGTTGGTTGTAGGCGGAGGCTCTATGAAACGCCAGGGATTTCTTGATAAGGCTGTTGGTTATCTGAAAGAGGCAGGTATGGAAGTAGAACTGTTCGAAGGTGTTGAACCGGATCCTTCCGTAGAAACTGTTATGAAGGGTGCCGAAGCAATGCGTGCATTTGGACCGGACTGGATCGTTGCCATGGGAGGAGGATCTCCGATCGATGCAGCAAAAGCAATGTGGGCATTTTATGAATATCCGGAAGTGACTTTCCAGGATCTGATCACTCCGTTCAGTTTCCCGGAACTGCGTCAGAAAGCAAAATTTGCTGCAATTCCATCTACATCAGGAACAGCGACAGAAGTTACAGCATTCTCTGTTATCACAGATTACAGCACAGGTGTAAAATATCCGCTGGCAGACTTTAACATTACACCGGATGTTGCAATCGTTGATCCGGATCTGGTAGCAGGACTTCCGGCAAAACAGGTTGCATACACAGGTATGGATGCTCTGACACATGCAATTGAAGCTTATGTTTCTACCCTGAATTGTGCTTATACAGATCCGCTGGCTATCCAGGCAATCGAGATGGTATTCGATTATCTGCCGGCTTCTTATAATGGAAATATGGACGCAAGAGCTAAGATGCACGATGCACAGTGCTTGGCAGGAATGGCATTCTCCAATGCGTTACTTGGAATCGTACATTCTATGGCGCACAAGACTGGTGCTGCATTCTCCACAGGACATATTACACATGGTTGTGCCAATGCAATGTATCTGCCATACGTTATCAAATATAACGCAAAAGATCCGATCGCTGCAAAACGTTATGCAGAGATTGCAAGAAGAGTAGGGCTTCCGGGAACTTCAGAACAGGCATTAATTAACAGCCTCTGTGAGAAGATTGATGACTTCAATGTAAAACTTTCCATTCCGAAGACTCTGAAAGAATTTGGTATCATTGAAGACGAGTTCAAAGAGAAGATTGCTAAGATTTCTGAACTGGCTGTTGGCGATGCATGTACAGGATCCAACCCGCGTGCAATTGATCCGGCAACAATGGAAAAACTGTTCACCTGCATCTATTACGGAACAGAAGTTGACTTTTAA
- a CDS encoding formate--tetrahydrofolate ligase — protein sequence MKSDIEIAQEAKVEHIRDVAARIGIEESDLIYYGNNKAKISDELWNKVKDRPDGKLVLVTAINPTAGGEGKTTITVGLGQAMAHIGKKAVIALREPSLGPCFGVKGGAAGGGYSQVVPMEDLNLHFTGDFHAITSANNLLAALLDNHIQQGNEKRIDPRQVVWKRCVDMNDRVLRNVVVGLGKKSDGTVREDHFVITVASEIMAILCLADDLADLKRRLDRIIVAYDYDGNPVTAKDIKATGAMAALLKDAIKPNLVQTLEHTPALVHGGPFANIAHGCNSVRATKTALKLGDIAITEAGFGADLGAEKFMDIKCRVAGLAPDAVVLVATIRALKYNGGVAKDQLSKSNLDALKKGIVNLEKHIENIQKFDVPVIVTLNSFITDTPEEVAFVKEFCEERDCEFALAEVWKKGGKGGVELAEKVVKTLETKESKFHPLYADELPLAEKIETIAKEIYGARGVIFENTAKKQLAKIEEMGFGSFPVCMAKNQYSLSDDAKLLGRPKDFDIHIREVYVSAGAGFVVALTGAVLTMPGLPKSPAAYQIDVTDDGKITGLF from the coding sequence ATGAAATCAGACATCGAAATCGCACAGGAAGCAAAAGTAGAACATATCCGTGATGTGGCGGCAAGAATTGGAATTGAGGAGTCCGATCTGATTTATTATGGAAACAATAAGGCAAAGATTTCCGACGAACTCTGGAACAAAGTGAAAGATCGCCCGGACGGAAAACTTGTCTTGGTAACTGCCATCAATCCGACCGCAGGCGGAGAGGGAAAAACTACGATCACAGTCGGACTTGGACAGGCAATGGCACATATCGGTAAGAAAGCGGTTATCGCACTTCGTGAGCCATCTCTCGGCCCATGTTTTGGAGTAAAAGGCGGAGCAGCCGGAGGCGGATATTCTCAGGTTGTGCCGATGGAAGATCTGAATCTCCATTTTACAGGAGATTTTCATGCGATTACATCAGCCAATAACCTTCTGGCAGCTTTGTTGGACAACCATATTCAGCAGGGCAACGAAAAGCGGATCGATCCAAGACAGGTTGTCTGGAAACGCTGTGTGGACATGAATGACCGTGTACTTCGAAATGTGGTCGTTGGATTAGGTAAGAAATCAGACGGAACAGTTCGGGAAGATCATTTTGTAATCACGGTAGCATCTGAGATCATGGCCATCCTTTGTCTTGCAGATGATCTGGCAGATCTGAAAAGGCGTCTGGATCGGATTATCGTTGCCTATGATTATGATGGCAATCCGGTAACCGCAAAAGATATCAAAGCTACAGGTGCTATGGCCGCACTGTTAAAAGATGCGATCAAACCAAATCTTGTACAGACTCTGGAGCATACACCGGCTCTCGTGCATGGCGGCCCGTTTGCAAATATCGCGCATGGATGTAACAGTGTCCGTGCCACAAAGACTGCATTAAAATTAGGTGATATCGCAATCACGGAAGCAGGTTTTGGTGCAGATCTGGGTGCAGAGAAATTTATGGATATCAAATGCCGTGTAGCTGGTCTTGCCCCAGATGCAGTAGTTTTAGTTGCAACAATCCGCGCATTGAAGTATAATGGAGGGGTTGCAAAGGATCAGTTGAGTAAATCAAATCTGGATGCATTGAAAAAAGGAATTGTAAATCTTGAGAAACACATTGAGAATATTCAGAAATTTGATGTTCCGGTGATTGTGACTCTGAATTCCTTTATTACAGATACTCCGGAAGAGGTTGCATTTGTCAAAGAATTCTGTGAGGAAAGAGACTGTGAATTTGCCCTTGCGGAAGTATGGAAAAAAGGTGGAAAAGGTGGAGTTGAACTGGCTGAGAAGGTTGTGAAAACACTGGAAACCAAAGAAAGCAAATTCCACCCATTATATGCAGATGAACTTCCGCTTGCAGAAAAGATTGAAACAATAGCAAAAGAAATCTATGGAGCGAGAGGGGTTATCTTCGAAAATACTGCAAAGAAACAGCTTGCAAAGATTGAGGAGATGGGATTTGGTTCCTTCCCGGTTTGCATGGCAAAGAATCAGTATTCTCTGTCGGATGATGCCAAACTTCTCGGTCGTCCGAAAGATTTTGACATTCATATCCGTGAGGTCTATGTCAGCGCAGGAGCTGGTTTCGTCGTAGCATTGACAGGAGCCGTACTTACCATGCCTGGTTTACCGAAATCACCGGCTGCTTATCAGATTGATGTGACAGATGACGGAAAAATCACCGGATTGTTTTAA
- a CDS encoding CFI-box-CTERM domain-containing protein, with product MEKRFIELYHVTKEYSKQFRKKTYLSDIDKLQEDYKELLEEIRLLMDQNDACLSNLQDALIADAKADVDQFESRRKREIQVLNNNMALVSYFLPLIRAIKSPYADEFAQQITEKWNETFTSTTIGCPSVSDIQGGFKTGFCYVTTAVCQSQNKPDDCYELTLLRHYRDTYMLETPEREQIVKEYYNIAPTIVKHISQTDRADEIYEQIWEEYLQPCIRLIEAKEPDSCEELYTKMVRTLEKKYLYQ from the coding sequence TTGGAGAAAAGATTCATTGAGCTTTACCATGTGACGAAAGAATATTCCAAACAGTTTCGGAAAAAGACCTATCTGTCTGATATCGACAAACTGCAGGAAGATTATAAAGAATTACTGGAGGAGATCCGGTTGCTTATGGATCAGAACGATGCATGTCTTTCGAATCTGCAGGATGCATTGATTGCGGATGCAAAAGCGGATGTGGATCAGTTCGAATCCAGGCGAAAACGGGAAATTCAGGTTCTGAACAATAATATGGCGCTGGTTTCTTATTTCCTTCCGTTGATCCGCGCGATCAAAAGTCCTTATGCAGATGAATTTGCACAGCAGATCACAGAGAAATGGAACGAAACCTTTACCTCAACGACTATCGGCTGTCCCAGCGTATCTGATATTCAGGGCGGATTTAAAACCGGATTCTGTTATGTGACAACGGCAGTCTGCCAGAGTCAGAACAAACCGGATGACTGTTATGAACTGACGTTGTTGCGTCATTATCGGGATACGTATATGCTGGAAACACCGGAAAGAGAACAAATCGTAAAAGAGTATTACAATATCGCACCGACGATCGTAAAACATATTTCACAGACAGATCGTGCTGATGAGATCTATGAACAGATCTGGGAAGAGTATCTGCAGCCCTGTATCAGACTGATCGAGGCAAAAGAGCCGGACTCCTGTGAAGAACTGTATACAAAGATGGTACGAACTTTAGAGAAAAAGTATTTATATCAGTAA
- a CDS encoding O-acetylhomoserine aminocarboxypropyltransferase/cysteine synthase family protein produces the protein MSDYKIETKCIQSGYTPGNGEPRILPIYQSTTFKYNSSDQMGRLFDLEEAGYFYTRLQNPTNDAVAAKICDLEGGAAAMLTSSGQAANFYAIMNIVEAGDHIVCASALYGGTYNLYAHTIRKMGVEATFVDPECTPEELDAAFKYNTKAVFGETIANPALTILDFEKFAKAAHTHGVPFIVDNTFATPINCRPFEWGVDIVTHSTTKYMDGHAACVGGAIVDSGNFDWEAHADKFPGLTTPDETYHGIIYTQKFGKAAYITKATSQLMRDLGSIQSPQNAFLLNLGLETLHLRMARHCENAIKAATYLQNHEKVAWVNCPSLPGAPQYNLAKKYMPNGTCGVITFGLKGGRDAAVKMMDALKMIAIVTHVADARSCVLHPASHTHRQMNEQELLEAGVQPDLIRFSVGIENADDIIADLEQALQAV, from the coding sequence ATGAGCGATTACAAAATTGAAACAAAATGTATTCAGTCAGGATATACTCCGGGGAATGGGGAACCCAGAATCCTGCCGATTTACCAGAGTACGACTTTTAAGTACAACAGCAGCGATCAGATGGGACGCCTGTTTGATCTGGAAGAAGCCGGATATTTCTATACCAGATTACAGAACCCAACCAACGATGCAGTCGCAGCAAAGATCTGCGATCTGGAGGGTGGAGCAGCCGCGATGCTGACTTCTTCGGGACAGGCTGCCAATTTCTATGCAATCATGAATATTGTAGAAGCAGGAGACCACATTGTCTGTGCATCTGCTTTATATGGCGGAACCTATAATCTGTATGCGCATACCATCCGTAAGATGGGCGTAGAAGCAACGTTTGTAGATCCGGAATGTACACCGGAAGAACTGGATGCAGCGTTTAAATACAATACAAAAGCGGTATTCGGTGAGACTATTGCAAATCCGGCACTGACGATTCTTGATTTTGAAAAGTTTGCTAAAGCAGCTCACACACATGGCGTTCCGTTTATCGTGGATAATACCTTTGCAACCCCGATCAATTGTCGGCCGTTTGAATGGGGTGTAGATATTGTAACGCATTCCACAACAAAATACATGGACGGACATGCTGCCTGTGTTGGCGGAGCAATCGTAGACAGTGGGAACTTTGACTGGGAAGCACATGCAGATAAATTCCCGGGTCTGACGACACCGGATGAAACCTATCATGGAATTATCTACACCCAGAAATTCGGGAAGGCCGCTTATATCACAAAAGCAACTTCACAGTTGATGCGTGATCTTGGATCGATACAGTCTCCGCAGAATGCATTTCTTTTGAATCTTGGGTTGGAGACACTCCATCTTCGTATGGCACGGCATTGTGAAAATGCGATCAAGGCAGCTACCTACCTGCAGAACCATGAGAAAGTGGCATGGGTCAACTGCCCGTCACTTCCGGGAGCTCCACAGTACAATCTGGCAAAGAAATATATGCCAAACGGAACTTGCGGAGTGATCACGTTCGGACTGAAAGGCGGAAGGGATGCGGCGGTAAAGATGATGGATGCATTAAAGATGATTGCGATCGTGACACATGTAGCGGATGCAAGAAGCTGTGTCCTTCATCCTGCAAGCCATACACATCGTCAGATGAACGAGCAGGAATTATTAGAGGCAGGGGTTCAGCCAGATCTGATCCGTTTCAGTGTTGGGATTGAAAATGCTGACGATATTATCGCAGATCTGGAGCAGGCATTGCAGGCAGTATAA
- a CDS encoding FtsK/SpoIIIE family DNA translocase: protein MAAKTTKSKKTSSAKKKKTTASTQAQEGLYSEIVILISLAVCVLLILSNFGIGGIVGGAVSSVLFGIFGFLAYIMPILLFCGIWFLISNRGNGHAYLKFAAAVLFICMLCTFLELITNSYSVSSTLGDCYKSASAHRNAGGLVGGLFVHILCPLFGVAGTYVLVIVLLLISMILITERSLFKVLKKGGAKAGESARKRRETAQIRKQELQKETGKAKATKAKSDAKEKKSRKDQKVSGVSFATTLVGKSPNVKELYAEEAAENASDDQTMQADDFVINRPEESELFADLPEDSGMVAESVQEMDSVPEEKPKKSTPRKKKTDPEELSKQISSVEEERKETELSSEAAIEQYRQPPLSLLKKGSGHKGDSDAHLRATALKLEQTLQNFGVKVHVTNASCGPSVTRYEIQPEQGVKVSKIVGLADDIKLNLAVADLRIEAPIPGKAAVGIEVPNKETSPVMLRDLLESEEFQKSTSKMSFAVGKDISGKTIVSDIAKMPHVLVAGATGSGKSVCINTLIMSILYKASPDEVKMIMIDPKVVELSVYNGIPHLLIPVVTDPKKASGALNWAVAEMMNRYQLFAEFNVRDMKGFNAKLDELEKAGTEENLPKKMFQLVVIVDELADLMMVAPGEVESAICRLAQLARAAGIHLILATQRPSVNVITGLIKANMPSRIAFSTTSGVDSRTIIDMNGAEKLLGKGDMLFYPAGYPKPVRVQGSFVSDQEVQKVVDYLIDHNGKASYSEEIEEHVNANAGTEVSMPGEDSSKEERDAYFVDAGKFIIEKEKASIGMLQRMFKIGFNRAARIMDQLCEAGVVGGEEGTKPRKILMTMEEFETYLAGEGES, encoded by the coding sequence ATGGCTGCAAAGACAACAAAAAGTAAAAAGACATCAAGCGCAAAAAAGAAAAAAACAACAGCGTCCACCCAGGCACAGGAGGGACTTTACAGCGAAATCGTCATTCTGATTTCGCTTGCTGTTTGTGTATTATTGATTTTAAGTAATTTCGGGATCGGCGGGATTGTAGGAGGAGCAGTCTCATCCGTTCTCTTTGGGATTTTCGGATTTCTGGCTTATATTATGCCGATTCTGTTATTCTGTGGAATCTGGTTTCTGATTTCGAACAGGGGAAATGGACATGCTTATCTGAAATTTGCAGCAGCGGTTCTGTTTATCTGTATGCTCTGTACATTCCTGGAACTGATCACCAATTCCTATTCTGTTTCGTCTACTCTTGGAGATTGCTACAAATCTGCCAGCGCGCACCGAAACGCAGGCGGTCTGGTAGGCGGACTCTTTGTACATATTCTCTGTCCGCTTTTCGGTGTGGCAGGTACGTATGTGTTAGTAATCGTGCTGTTATTGATCAGTATGATTCTGATTACGGAACGTTCTTTGTTCAAGGTGTTGAAAAAGGGCGGTGCGAAAGCAGGAGAATCTGCAAGAAAACGAAGAGAAACCGCCCAGATCAGAAAACAGGAGCTTCAGAAAGAAACTGGGAAAGCCAAAGCAACGAAAGCAAAATCGGATGCAAAAGAGAAAAAGAGCCGAAAGGATCAGAAAGTTTCCGGCGTATCTTTTGCAACCACTTTAGTCGGAAAATCTCCGAATGTCAAAGAATTGTATGCGGAAGAAGCAGCGGAAAATGCATCAGATGATCAGACGATGCAGGCAGATGATTTTGTCATCAATCGTCCAGAGGAGAGTGAGCTTTTCGCGGATCTTCCGGAAGATTCCGGAATGGTTGCAGAATCTGTTCAGGAAATGGATTCTGTACCGGAAGAAAAACCAAAGAAATCAACGCCAAGAAAAAAGAAAACCGACCCGGAAGAACTTTCCAAACAGATTTCTTCGGTGGAAGAAGAACGGAAAGAGACAGAACTTTCTTCCGAAGCTGCGATCGAACAGTATAGACAGCCGCCGCTCTCATTATTGAAAAAAGGAAGCGGACATAAGGGAGATTCGGATGCCCATTTGAGAGCAACAGCCCTCAAACTGGAGCAGACCCTGCAGAATTTCGGAGTAAAGGTGCATGTTACCAACGCAAGCTGTGGACCTTCCGTTACGCGATATGAGATTCAGCCGGAGCAGGGAGTGAAGGTCAGCAAGATCGTGGGCTTGGCAGACGATATCAAATTGAATCTTGCTGTGGCAGATCTTCGAATCGAGGCACCGATTCCCGGAAAAGCAGCGGTGGGAATTGAGGTTCCGAACAAAGAAACGAGTCCGGTTATGCTCCGGGATCTGCTGGAAAGCGAAGAGTTTCAGAAGAGTACTTCCAAGATGTCCTTCGCAGTCGGAAAAGATATTTCCGGTAAGACGATCGTGTCGGATATTGCCAAGATGCCGCATGTGCTGGTGGCCGGTGCAACTGGATCCGGTAAATCAGTGTGCATCAATACTTTGATCATGAGTATTTTATATAAGGCTTCTCCGGACGAAGTAAAGATGATCATGATTGATCCGAAAGTCGTAGAACTGAGCGTTTATAATGGAATTCCTCATCTTTTGATCCCTGTTGTGACAGATCCGAAGAAAGCGTCCGGAGCGCTGAACTGGGCAGTTGCGGAGATGATGAATCGATATCAGCTCTTTGCGGAATTTAATGTTCGTGATATGAAAGGGTTCAATGCAAAGCTTGACGAACTGGAGAAAGCGGGAACGGAAGAAAACCTGCCCAAGAAGATGTTCCAACTTGTAGTGATCGTGGACGAGTTGGCGGATTTGATGATGGTAGCACCGGGAGAAGTGGAGAGTGCAATCTGCCGTCTCGCACAGTTGGCGCGTGCCGCAGGGATTCATCTGATCCTTGCAACGCAGAGACCTTCTGTTAATGTTATTACCGGTCTGATCAAGGCCAATATGCCATCTAGAATTGCATTTTCCACCACATCGGGAGTGGATTCCAGAACCATTATCGATATGAATGGTGCGGAAAAACTACTTGGAAAAGGAGACATGCTGTTCTATCCGGCAGGATACCCGAAACCGGTTCGTGTACAGGGGTCCTTTGTATCGGATCAGGAAGTGCAGAAAGTCGTAGATTATTTGATTGATCATAATGGAAAAGCGTCTTATAGCGAAGAGATTGAAGAACACGTCAATGCCAATGCGGGAACTGAGGTTTCCATGCCGGGAGAGGATTCATCAAAAGAAGAGCGTGATGCTTATTTCGTAGATGCCGGTAAATTTATCATTGAAAAAGAAAAAGCATCCATCGGAATGTTACAGCGAATGTTTAAAATCGGTTTCAACAGAGCTGCACGAATTATGGACCAGCTTTGTGAAGCGGGAGTCGTTGGCGGCGAAGAAGGAACCAAGCCCAGAAAGATTCTGATGACTATGGAAGAATTCGAAACTTATCTGGCGGGAGAGGGCGAATCGTAA